A genomic stretch from Candidatus Nitrotoga arctica includes:
- the purT gene encoding formate-dependent phosphoribosylglycinamide formyltransferase translates to MTKQFILGTPLSSSAIKVMLLGSGELGKEVIIALQRLGVETIAVDRYPNAPGHQVAHRAYVINMTDAAALRNLVELEQPHLIVPEIEAIATDMLVEIEREGLARVIPTARAAQLTMHREGIRRLAAETLGLPTSPYAFANSLEELRAAIDDGIGYPCVVKPVMSSSGKGQSKIDSAAEVEQAWNYAASGSRVNQGRVIVEGFINFEYEITQLTVRAMGSNGEVETHFCEPIGHVQIHGDYVESWQPQAMSELALKRTRDISRKVTDNLGGLGIFGVELFVNGDDVWFSEVSPRPHDTGMVTMCSQIQNEFELHARAILGLPVNIALRAPGASAVIYGQLEESAIAFTGIDEALRVPESDLRLFGKPESFSKRRMGVALANGVDTDEARIRAKLAASKVVPVKS, encoded by the coding sequence ATGACAAAACAATTCATTCTCGGTACTCCACTTAGCTCCTCTGCTATCAAAGTTATGTTGCTGGGTAGCGGTGAACTCGGTAAGGAAGTTATCATCGCATTGCAACGCTTGGGTGTGGAGACTATTGCCGTGGATCGTTATCCCAATGCACCGGGACATCAGGTGGCACATCGCGCATATGTCATTAACATGACGGATGCTGCGGCATTGCGTAATCTGGTAGAGCTCGAACAGCCGCACCTTATCGTGCCGGAGATCGAAGCTATTGCCACCGATATGCTGGTCGAAATTGAGCGGGAGGGATTGGCGCGGGTCATTCCCACCGCACGCGCCGCTCAACTCACCATGCACCGTGAGGGAATTCGCCGCCTTGCGGCAGAAACATTGGGGCTGCCCACGTCTCCTTATGCCTTTGCCAATAGTCTGGAAGAATTACGTGCGGCGATTGATGACGGCATTGGCTATCCCTGCGTGGTGAAACCGGTGATGTCCTCCTCCGGCAAGGGACAGTCTAAAATCGACAGCGCAGCGGAGGTGGAGCAGGCTTGGAATTATGCCGCCAGCGGCAGTCGGGTGAACCAGGGGCGAGTAATCGTCGAGGGTTTTATTAATTTCGAATACGAAATTACCCAGCTCACCGTGCGTGCGATGGGCAGTAATGGCGAAGTCGAAACGCATTTCTGCGAACCAATCGGGCATGTCCAAATTCATGGTGACTATGTTGAAAGCTGGCAGCCGCAAGCTATGTCTGAACTGGCTTTAAAGCGCACACGCGATATCTCCAGGAAAGTTACGGACAATCTCGGAGGCTTAGGCATCTTCGGCGTCGAACTGTTCGTCAATGGTGATGATGTGTGGTTCAGTGAAGTCAGTCCGCGCCCGCACGACACGGGCATGGTTACGATGTGCAGTCAGATTCAGAATGAATTTGAGCTGCATGCGCGCGCCATACTCGGTCTGCCCGTGAACATTGCTTTGCGTGCGCCGGGCGCGAGTGCAGTGATTTATGGGCAACTGGAAGAATCGGCTATCGCTTTTACGGGTATTGATGAAGCGTTACGTGTCCCGGAAAGCGATTTGCGCTTATTTGGTAAACCGGAATCGTTTTCCAAACGGCGTATGGGCGTGGCGTTGGCAAACGGGGTAGATACCGACGAAGCGAGAATACGTGCCAAACTGGCCGCCAGTAAAGTGGTGCCAGTCAAGAGTTAG
- a CDS encoding DoxX family protein, translating into MTTNNIFRQINGNIVKLVLIPAVSASLALAARLLASAIFIGAGFSKLGAGYAGAQAYMASVGLPGELLLLVISLEIGGGLALLLGFQTRLVAFALSVFCIVSAVLFHSGADPMQQIMFMKNLAMGGGLLAFTLFGAGRMSLDGETQVRVS; encoded by the coding sequence ATGACTACCAACAATATTTTCAGGCAGATCAATGGCAATATCGTGAAATTGGTATTAATACCCGCGGTCAGCGCGTCGCTTGCGCTCGCCGCCAGACTTTTAGCGTCGGCAATCTTCATTGGTGCAGGATTCAGCAAACTGGGAGCGGGTTATGCGGGAGCGCAAGCCTATATGGCATCTGTCGGTCTCCCCGGTGAGCTTCTTCTCTTGGTGATCTCGCTGGAAATTGGGGGTGGACTGGCGTTGTTGCTTGGGTTTCAGACCCGCTTGGTGGCATTCGCGCTGTCGGTTTTTTGCATCGTTTCCGCTGTGTTGTTTCACTCTGGCGCAGACCCGATGCAACAGATCATGTTTATGAAAAATCTCGCGATGGGAGGCGGATTACTGGCCTTCACTTTATTTGGTGCGGGTCGTATGAGTCTGGATGGGGAAACACAGGTTCGAGTTTCTTAA